The DNA region GGCCGAGTTGCTCATCAAGCAGTACGGGCTCGACCGGCCGGTCTGGCAGCAATACCTGATGTGGATCGGCGTGCTGCCCGGATCGATCGGGTTCTCGGGGCTGCTGCAGGGCGACTGGGGTTGGTCGTTCGAGTACGACAAGCCGGTGGCGGACGTGGTCGGCGACGCCCTGTGGCTCACCCTCCTGATCAACCTGACGGCGGTGGTGTTCGTCCACCTCGTGGCGATCCCGGCGGCGATCTACTCCGCCACGCACCGCAACACGTTCGGCGACGCCGTCGTCACCCTGCTGGGCTATGTCGGCCTCGCGGTGCCGGGCTTCCTGCTCGCCCTGATCCTGCTGTTCTACGCCAACCGCTGGTTCGGGCTGTCGATCGGCGGCCTCTACGACTCGGCCCTCACCAACCAGCCCTGGACCTGGGAGAAGGTCCGCTCGCTCATGGCGCACCTGATCGTGCCGACGCTGGTCATCGGCCTCGGCGGGACCGCGGCCATGATCCGCCGGATGCGCGCCAACCTGCTGGACGAGCTGGCCAAGCCCTACACGGTCACCGCCCGCGCCAAGGGCCTGCCGCCCCTGCAGGCACTGCTGAAATACCCGTTCAGGATGTCGCTGAACCCGTTCGTGGCGGATATCGGCAACCTGCTGCCGCACCTCGTCTCGGGGTCGGTGCTGGTCTCCCTGGTGCTCAGCCTTCCGACCGTCGGGCCGCTGCTCCTCGAAGCCCTGCGCAGCCAGGACCAGTTCATGGCCGGCTTCATCCTGATGTTCGTCGCGGCCCTGACCCTGGTCGGCATGCTGATCTCGGACCTGATCCTGGTCTGGCTCGACCCGCGCATCCGCATGGGCCTGCGATGACCCGCCCCGCGATGACCGACGCGCTCCCCGCATCCGGACACTTCGTCGATCCGGCGCCCTTCGAGCCGGAGGCCCGGGCCGAGAGCCCCGTCGCCACGGCTTCCGCGTGGCGGCTGATCCTCCGAAAGTTCCTGCGTCACCGCCTGGCCGTCGCCTCGGCCCTGATCCTGCTCGCGCTCTACGCGACCGTGCCGTTCGTCGAGCAACTCGCGCCCTACGGTCAGGCCCGCAGGAACGGCGATTTCCTCTACGCGCCGCCGCAGGGCGTCCACCTGTTCCACGAGGGCCGATTCGTGGGGCCGTTCGTCTACCCCTACCGGGCCCATCTCGATCTCGACACGTTCCGCCGGGACTACAAGGTGGACGCGGTCGCCCCGCAGCCGCTGCGGTTCCTGTGCCGGGGCGACGGCTACGACTGGCTCGGGCTCGTCCACACCGACCTGCACCTCGTCTGCCCGCCGGAGAACGGCACGCTGTTCCTCCTCGGCACCGACAAGCTCGGGCGCGACCTGTTCTCGCGCATGATCTACGGGGCGCGGATCTCCCTCACCATCGGCCTCGTGGGCGTCGCCATCTCGTTCGCGCTCGGGCTCTTCTTCGGCGGCATCGCGGGCTATTTCGGCGGGATCGTCGATGCCGGGGTCCAGCGGCTGATCGAGGTGGTCCGCTCCCTGCCGGAGCTGCCGCTCTGGCTCGCCCTGTCGGCGGCGCTGCCGCCGAACTGGAGCCCGCTGCTGATCTTCTTCGGCATCACGGTGATCCTCGGCCTGCTCGACTGGCCGGGGCTCGCGCGGGCAGTGCGCGGCAAGCTCCTGGCGCTGCGGGAGGAGGACTTCGTCCAGGCCGCCGAGTTGATGGGCGCCTCGCCGACCCGGGTGATCGGTCGCCACCTGATCCCGAACTTCATGAGTCACCTGATCGCGTCGGCGACTCTGTCGATCCCGACCATGATCCTCGGCGAGACGGCCCTGTCGTTCCTGGGCCTGGGCCTGAGACCGCCGGTGACCAGCTGGGGCGTGCTGCTCAACGAGGCGCAGAATCTCGCGGCTGTGCAGCTCTACCCCTGGCTGCTCCTGCCGGTCCTGCCGGTGCTTGTGACCGTGCTCGCCTTCAACTTCATGGGCGACGGCCTGCGCGACGCGGCCGATCCGTATCACTGACGTGGGTCGCCGCACCGTGCCGGCCTACCCGGCGAGCGGCAGCGGTGCGATCCGCGTCGGGGCGGCGACACCCTTGCGCTCCAAGAGGCCCGGCGGCGGCACCGGGGCGTCGATGGTGCAGACCACGCCGGTCGGCTCGTAGCTCAGCACGACCTCGCCGGCGAGCTCGCGCGCCAGGCTGCGCTCGATCAGGCGCGAGCCGAACCCGGTCCGCGTCGGCTTCTTGACCGGCGGGCCGCCCCGCTCGGACCAGCGGAGCGAGAGCTGCATCTCGTCCAGACGCCGCACCGTCCAGGAGATCTCGACCGTGCCGCCCTCCGTCGAGAGCGCGCCGTACTTCACGGCGTTCGTGCCGAGCTCGTGCAGGGCCATGGCGATGGACAGAGCGAGCCGCGGCGGGAGCCGCAGGGCCGGTCCCTGAACCTGGAACCGCGAGGCCCGGCCCTCGCCGGCCTCAAGCGGCCGGATCGCGTCCGCCACGACGGCGGAGAGTTCCGCGCCCTCCCAGCTCTCCCGGGTCAGGACGTCGTGCACCCGCGCCAGGGCGAGGAGGCGTGCCTCGAAGGCGGCGCGCGCCGCGTCCGCCTCCGCGCCCTCCAGCCCGCGCAGGGACTGGGCCGCGATCGACTGCACCGTCGCCAGGGTGTTCTTCACCCGGTGGTTCAACTCGTGGATCAGGAGCAGGAGGTGCTCCTCGGCGTTCTTCGTG from Methylobacterium sp. NMS14P includes:
- a CDS encoding ABC transporter permease, translating into MIAQILRRVVTMAVTLLVISALVFVIIKLPPGDYLTNRIMELRATGDASSVAKAELLIKQYGLDRPVWQQYLMWIGVLPGSIGFSGLLQGDWGWSFEYDKPVADVVGDALWLTLLINLTAVVFVHLVAIPAAIYSATHRNTFGDAVVTLLGYVGLAVPGFLLALILLFYANRWFGLSIGGLYDSALTNQPWTWEKVRSLMAHLIVPTLVIGLGGTAAMIRRMRANLLDELAKPYTVTARAKGLPPLQALLKYPFRMSLNPFVADIGNLLPHLVSGSVLVSLVLSLPTVGPLLLEALRSQDQFMAGFILMFVAALTLVGMLISDLILVWLDPRIRMGLR
- a CDS encoding ABC transporter permease; translated protein: MTDALPASGHFVDPAPFEPEARAESPVATASAWRLILRKFLRHRLAVASALILLALYATVPFVEQLAPYGQARRNGDFLYAPPQGVHLFHEGRFVGPFVYPYRAHLDLDTFRRDYKVDAVAPQPLRFLCRGDGYDWLGLVHTDLHLVCPPENGTLFLLGTDKLGRDLFSRMIYGARISLTIGLVGVAISFALGLFFGGIAGYFGGIVDAGVQRLIEVVRSLPELPLWLALSAALPPNWSPLLIFFGITVILGLLDWPGLARAVRGKLLALREEDFVQAAELMGASPTRVIGRHLIPNFMSHLIASATLSIPTMILGETALSFLGLGLRPPVTSWGVLLNEAQNLAAVQLYPWLLLPVLPVLVTVLAFNFMGDGLRDAADPYH